The Oceanotoga teriensis nucleotide sequence ACCAGAGTTTTTACAATTATGAGCTATTTTCTCAAACTCTTTGATTCTTTTACTTTGAAAGTCATCTTGATTCAAATCTTTTACTTTGTATCCTTTTCCCCTCATAACCTCTAAGACTCCTTCAGCAACAAGTTCTCTATAAGCTCTTGCAACTGTATTCAGATTCACATCTAAATTTTTTGCATTTTCTCTTATAGAAGGGATTTGATCATCTGGATTGAGTTTTTTGTTTATTATTTGTTCTTTGATTTTGTTTTTTATTTGTTGATAAACAGGAGTATTTGAATTAAAATCTATATAAAACCACATTATCCTCACCTCTGTAATATTATACTATTACAGTATAAACTTTGTCAAGTAATATCTAACCATATTGTTTTATTAAAAAATGATATAATTATAAAAATGGAGGTGAAAATATGAAAAAAATTTATAGTTTACTTGAAGATTTAAATGATTTTTTTAGAAAAAATGAAGAAATAAAAGCCGTTATTTATTACGGCGATACTATAAATAGACCAGATTATTTTAAAAATTTTTTTATCACAATTTATTCTGATAATTTTAATTTGAAAGAAGAAATTTTTTCTGATATAAAATATAGAATTAATGATTATTTTGATGTTATTTATAAAATTTTAGAAGAAGATAAAATATCTTTTTTTACAACGAGAAAAGAAAGGATAAATATTAATTTTAAATTTAAAAATAAATACTATGAAGATGTTTTTATGCTCGAGAGAGAAAATTTTATTATCGATGAAATAGTATATCTTAAGCGAGATATGACAGGACCTTTTTTTGATGAGGAAAATTATAATCAAAAATTGATAAATTCATTTTTAAACGAATTAGAAAATTTTTTTCTTCAACTTAATACAAACAATGTTATGGAATCTTATTTAATATATTCAAAATTAATAAACATTGTTTTTAATATTTATTCTATAGAAGATAAACTCGATTATGATCTTTGGTATAAAGATACAAATAAAGAAATTGTAAAGGATATAATGAATATTTCAGAAGGATTAGATATTAACTTAATAAATACTAAAATTTATAAATTGATAGATTTTTTCATGAAAAAAATAGAAAATGATAAGAGTAAAAAAATAGAAAGAGTTGTAAACTATATAAGGACAAAATATCCAATATTTTTTAATTTCAGAGATATTTCAAGTGTTCCAAATGAAGCATCTTCAAATGTAATTTTAAATGATGGATATGTTTTTAGAAGCTCATCTTTAAGTAATTATGATGAAGTTTTTCTTGAAAGTTTTATGACAAAAAATAACATAAAAAAAATAATAGATTTACGTGGTGAACAAGAAATAAAGAGGTATATAAAAAGAAGGGGGAAAGATTATTCAGATAATTTTAAAGAAAAATATGTTGTGAACCTGTATATGAATGATATTGAAGAAATAAAATATTATCCAGATAATATTAGACAAAATAACTATTATCATGTTTTAAAAGAATTTAGATATATAATAGGTGATTTATTCAAAAATCATATTTCAAAAGCAGATGAAGAACATTTTATAATACATTGTGAAACGGGAAAAGATAGAACGGGGATAGTTATAGCAATATTATTAGATTTATTGGGTATTGATAAGTCTACCATAGTAAAAGACTATTTGAAATCTTTTCAAGATGTGAAAAAAGAAAACATTGAGTTTGTTATAGATAAACTCAATAATGAATTTGGTGGCAGTGAAAATTACCTTATAGAATTTTGTAATGTTGATAAAAGTATATTAGATAAAATAAAGAAAATATTTATTTTAATTTAATTCATAAGATTTTAAGGCTTCTTCATAGTCTTTAAATATAGTCAAAACCTGATCTAATTTGGTTAGTGCAAATATTTTTAATATATTTGATTTTGGGGATATTATACATAATTTTTTACTTAAAGAAGAGGTATTTTTTATCAATGAAATCAATGATCCAAGTCCAGAAGAGTCTATATAATTTAAATTTTTAAAATCAAGAATTATATATCTTGAGCCTTCTCTTTCAATTGCAGTATTTAAATCATCTTTAATTTGCTTATGAAAATAAACATCAAAATCACCAGATATTTTAACTAATAAAACTTTATTATCCAATTTTTGTTCATATTCACATTTCATACAATCACCCCTTATGTCGGTATATATTTTTATTTTACCATAAATTAAAATAAGAAAGGAGATTTTTTATGAATAAAGAGTTAGAAAATATGATTCAAGGCAAACTTTACAGATCTGGAGATCCTTTTTTAATTCAAGCAAGAAGAAATGCAAGACTTTTGTTTGAGGAATATAATAAAACATCTATAGATGAGTTTCAAAAGAGAAAAGAAATATTAAAAAAATTGTTGGGTAAAACAGGAGAAAATTTTTATATAGAACCTGATTTCAAAGTTGATTATGGTTTTAATATTTTCATTGGAGAAAATTTTTATATGAATTATGATTGTGTGATACTCGATTGTTCAACTGTGAAAATTGGAGATAATGTGATGTTTGGTCCTGGAGTACATATATATACTGCATATCATCCATTAGAATTTAAAAAAAGAAATTCTGGTTATGAACTTGCAGCTCCAATAGAAATAGGAGATAATGTTTGGATTGGTGGTGGAGCTATAATAAATCCTGGAATAAAAATTGGAAATAATTCTGTAATAGGTTCTGGAAGCGTAGTTACTAAGGATATTCCAGATAATGTTTTTGCGGCTGGTAATCCATGTAAGATTATAAAAGATATAAAAAATGATGTGTAATTTTATTTTTTTGTAACAAATAGAGTATATAATTGTATTATAAAATGAATGTTTTTTAGCGTTGGACCAAACCCCTGTAATAAAAAAGCCCTTTTAAAAGGGGCTTTTTTTAATTTGATTTATGATATATAATATTTATTGTATTAATTATTTAATTAAAGGGGGCGAATTTTTTGAACAAAAGAATGGAAAAATTGTTAAAAGCAATGAATGAAAATAAAGTTTCTCAGATTTTGTTAACATCTCCATATCATATAAAGTATTTTACTGGAAAGATGATAGAGCCTGGAGAAAGATTTTTAGGAGCACTCATAACAAAAGAAGGAAAGTGTGATATATTTTTAAACAAACTTTTTAGTGTTGAAGAAGTTGAAGGATTTAATGTACATATATATGAAGATAAAAATGATCCTGTAAATCTTATATGTGAATTTATAGAAAAAAATAATATTTTATATGTAGATAATGAATTAAAATCAAGATTTTTAGTGAAAATTATAGAAAAATTAAAAAATATTGAAATCAAACTTGGAAATTATTTGATAGATAATTTAAGAGTTATAAAAGATTCTGATGAAATAAATTTGATGAGAGAATCATCCAATATCAATGATCTTGCAATGGAAGATATGATAAAACTCGTTCCTGAAATGTTACCAGAAAAACTTTTAGCAAGAGCAGTTGAGGCCAATTTAATGAAACATGGTGCATCTGGAAATTCATTTACGCCTTTAATAGCTTATGGTAAAAATGCAGCTGAACCACATCATGATTCAGATAAAACACCTTTGAAAAGTGGAGTTAATGTTTTAATAGACATGGGTGGTGTATACAAAGGTTATTGTTCAGATATGACAAGAACTGTATTTTTTGGAGACCCTGGTCAAAAAGCAAAAGATATTTATAATATAGTTTTAGAGGCAAATCTTAAAGCCATAGAAATGGTTAAACCAGGTATGAAATTCTCAGAAATAGATGCAGCAGCTAGAGATTTTATAACTAAAAAGGGATATGGAGATTTTTTTACTCATAGAACAGGTCATAACATAGGAATTGAAGTTCATGAATGGCCAGATGTAAATGAAAATATTGATATACTTTTAAAACCTGGAATGATATTTTCTATAGAACCAGGTATTTATTTAAAAAATATACTTGGAGTTAGAATAGAGGATCTTGTTTTAGTTACTGAAAATGGTGTTGAAGTTCTAAATAAATATGATAAAGATTTATTAATTATATAATTTAGGAGATGAGTATGGTGAGTTCGCAACTAAAAGGGTGGGTATATCTGTTAATAACAGTTTTTTTCTTCAGTACCATAGAAGTTGTTACAAAACCTTTTGCAGGGGTATTTGATCCTCTTCAAATAACTTTTTTAAGATTTTTCTTTGGAGGACTTGTTTTATTAATATTTTTATTGATATCAGGAAAAATGAAAACTTATAAACTTACAGTTAAATCATTAGTTTTAATGGGATTAATAGGAAGTTTAAACTCTGTATTATCTATGTCTCTTTTACAATTATCTGTAAAGTTTTCAAATGCTTCTACGGCAGCAATCTTAATATCGGCAAATCCAATTTTCGTTGTTATTCTTGCTTCTTTAATACTGAAAGAAAAGATAACATTAAGAAAGGTTGTATCAATGGCTGTTGGAGCTTTAGGTATAATCATTATATTGATGTCCAATTCTTCTGGAGATAGTACTTTAGGACTTTTATATGGGGTGCTTGCTACGATAAGTTTTGCACTTTATACAGTTTTAGTAAAAAAATATGTTAAAGAAATACCTTCTATAATATTTGTAACTTTTTCATTTTTACTTTCATCAATTATATTTTATATAGTATTGCTCATATTCAAAATACCTGTTTTCACATTTGAAATTGAAAGCTTTAATGTTATATGGATGTTGGCATATATAAGTATATTCGTAACTGGTATTGCTTATATAACTTTCTTTAAAGCTTTTGAAGTATTAGATGCATCAAAAGGTTCTTTTTCATACCTTTTGAAACCAGTTATTTCTATGATAATGGCTTATTTATTTTTAAATGAAATTCCAAATAATATGAAATTAATAGGAACTGTTTTTATAATACTATCTGTAGCAATAATAGCTTTAAAAGGTAAAAAAAATAAAATTTAAAATAAAAACTCCTTATTAAATAAGGAGTTTTTTTTAATTTAAATCAATTATATCGATATCTATACCATTTTTTTGAAATTCAGGTAAGATTTGTTCTTTGTTTCCAACTATAACTGTAAAGAATTTTTCAGGATAAGTATTTTCCACAAAAGACTTTTGTACTTTTTCAGCATTCAATTTATTATATTCATTTATAAAATAATTCATATAATCCAATCTTTCTTTATTTAAATCTAAAGATGAAATTATAGATCTTATAATTGAAATCTTATCATTGAGAGAAGAAGGTAAAAGAGCATTATAAATATTAACTATCTGGAAAACCTCATCTTCATTTATAGGATTCTTATTTTCTTTAATATCATTCATTATTTTTATTATATCTTTTCTTGCTTCAAAAGTTTTTTCAGGCCTTACTGTAGTAGAAATTGAAAAAACTCCATCATTTATATTTTCTGTAAAATTTGAATATACTCCATAAACAAGACCTTTATTAGTTCTGAGTTCTTTCATAAGTCTACATTGAAAATCACCTGAACCATATATTTGATTAGCTATTGTAAAAGGAATGCGATCTTTAAATTCATTTTTTTTGTAAAAATTATATCCCATTATTATATTAGCTTGAGTTGAATCTGGTTTATTAATTAAAAGAATTTTATTATTTAGCTGAGAATTATCTTTTCTTTCGAATTCTGGGATTTTTGAACTCTTTTTATTCCAATCTGAAAATGAATTTGATATATAATTTAGCATTTTTTTAGTTTCAAAATCACCTGAGATAGCAACTATTATTTTATCTGGAGAAATACTTTTATTATAATGAGCCATGATTTTATCTGGGGTTATAGTTTGTATATTCATTAAGATTTGGTTTAAATCATATTGATAACTGTATGGTATATCATTATAAATATTTTTATAAAAATACATTTTTGATATAGAATCTTCATTTGTTCTTGCTTGCATTAAATAAGCATAGCTTTCTTGTAAAACTCTTAAAAGATAGTCTTTATTAAAATCAACATTTATAAGTGTTTCTTTTAATAAATCCACCATCTTTTCTTTGTCAGAGCTCAAAGCATTTCCTTCGAAAGATATATAATCATTTTTAACATCCATGGATAAAGAAATTCCATTCAATTCTTTGAATTTAGAAAAATCAGATTCAGAATAATTCTTATTTCCTTTATTCATCATTTGAACCATTATACTGGTTATTCCAGCATTAGTATCATCTTCGAAAGAAAGTCCGCCTTTTATAAAGCCTGTCATTTCTATTATTGGAAGACTATTATCTTCAATTAAATAAATTATCATGCCATTATTCAGTTCAGTTCTTGTGAATGTTGGAATCTTTATTATTGGTTTTTCGTTTTTATTATTTGCCAATTCTTTAAACATTTCTGGGCTAAAGTCTATAGAAAAAGCTGTTATAAAAACAAATATTATTAATATATTAAAAATTATTTTTTTCATTTTATTTCCTCCATTATTTAGATTTAGGGACTATATATCCAACAGTTCTATTATTAGGTACAAAATATTTTTTTATAGAATTTTCTATATCTTTAGAGTTTAGATTTTCAACGATATTTATATTTTTTTGAAGTAGATTTTCATCATTATATTTTAATATATTAGAAATTGTTATTTGTTCAACATTTTTAATATTCTTTTGTGAAAATATCAAAGATTTTAAGGTGTTTTTCTTTATTATTTCTAATTCTTCATCATTAACTCCGTTTTTAAAGATATTTTCTAATTCTTGATCAAAAGCATTTTTAACATAATCAAGTTGAGATTCGTTATAAGGAACAGCATATAATATTGCATAACTTTGATTCCTTATTAAAAATGGTAAAGCTCCAGCTTCCATTATCACATTTTCTTTTAATTTCAATCTTGTATTTATTCTTGAATTTTGCGAATTTACAAGAATATCCATTATAGAGCCTATACTTATGATATCTTCAGAATTTCCAGCGGGTAATTTGTATAACATAACCATTACGGGAATATTTGTATTTTTTTCAATTTTTATAAAATTTTCTGATTTTTGTTCAGGTTCTTTTATTGTATTTCTTTTGATTTCTTGAGGTTTATAATCATCGAAATATTTTTTTGCAAGAGTTAAAACATCTTCAGGATATATATCTCCAGAAACAGATAATATAGCGTTATTAGGAGCATAATAAGTTGTATAATGATTTCTCATATCCTCAACTGTTAAGTTGTTTAAATCATCCATCCATCCAATTACTTGATGATTCAAGCCAGAATATTTGAAAGCAGTTGCTTGTAAGTCTTCTAAAGCGGATTGAAAGAAATTACTTTCTAAATTCATCCTTCTTTCTTGTTTTACAACTTCTCTTTCTCTATTAAATTCTTCAGAGTCTATTTTTAAATTTCTCATTCTATCTGCTTCTATAGCTATTGCAAGTTCCAGTTTTGCAGAAGGAATCTCTTCAAAATAAACTGTATAATCATATGAAGTTTGAGCATTATTAGTTCCACCGACAGATTTTAATAGAATATCAATATCTTGTTTATTGAGAGAATCTGTTCCCAAGAACATTACATGTTCTAAGAAATGTGATAACCCTGTTTTTCCATTAAATTCGTCAATTGAACCTACATTATACCAAACAGATACTTTAGCTAAAGGTATACTATGATCTTCAAAAATATATATTTTTAATCCATTTTCTAATTCATAGCTTGTATAATTTGGTTTTGGTACTTGTAAATTTTCAGAAAAAGTAAAAATTATCAAAGTGAAAAAAAGAACTAATGTTAAAATTTTTTTCATCAAAAAACCTCCCACTTAAATTTAATGATATTCTATCATAAAAAATAGGAGCTTTAAATTAATATTTAAAGGCTCCTGTTAATTTTTTATTATTTATTTTTTTCATTAAAAAGTTTTTTTATTTCAGAATCATCTAAAGTGTTATTTTCTTTTTTAAATTTCTTCTCTATATTTTTTATTTTATCTTCTATAAGATCAGAATTATTTACTTTTATAATTTTATTTGAAGATATTTCATCAAAGATGTCTTCAGGTTTTTCAGGTTTTACAAACTTTATACCAGTAGATTTTATAAAATCATTTAAATCTGATTCTGAAATGACCTCTTCATTATTTTCGAAAGTTACTTTTAATTTTGATCTATTTATCCAATCTTTTACTGTATATTCTGAAACGCCAAGAATTTTAGCAGCTTCTTCTTTTGTATACATAAAATTCCCCCTTTTAAAATATTTTTATTTCTTTGTCAAACATATCTTTACTTGAATTTCTATGGCTTATACATAATATAGTTTTATCTTTAAAATTATTTACAATATTTTCAAATATTGAATACTCCATTTTTTCATCCACACTTGTCAAAGATTCATCAATCATGATTATTTCAGGCTCATTTGCCAAATTTTGAGCTATATTTATTCTTGATTTTTCTCCACCAGATAAAATAAAAGAAAAAAATCCAGTTATTAAAGATAAAATTAAAACAATTATAGTATTAAAATAATTGTTTTTAAAGAAGATTTTTAATGAATTCATTGTGTTCACCCCTATACTTTATAAGTTTTGATATTAATGAATATCTATATTTTTGGTTTTATATGTATAGAAAATAGTACTATTATTGATATAATTAGTTGCATATATTTTTTTATATCGATTAAAATTTTTATAATTATAAATACTCATTTTATTTTGGTTAAATATATTAAATTATAACATAATTAGTGTTCAATTTGTTGTTAATTTACATATTGTAAATAAATATTATAGAAATAATTTATATCAATAATTAAAAATAGGAGATGATTAAATGAAATTAACTATAGTTGGAAGATGGGGGGCTTATCCAGAAAAAGATGAACCATGTTCAGGTTATTTATTAGAAACCAAAAATAACAAAATACTTATAGACTGTGGCCCAGGTGTTTTAACCAATGTTCAAAGGTACTGTTCATTAGATGAAATAGATTATGTTATTATAAGTCATTTTCATCCAGATCATTTTACTGATATATATTCTTTTCAATATGCAAGTATGATATCTATGAAACTTGCTAAGAGAAGACCCCCTTTAAAAATTATATCTCCATTAAAAGATAATAAATCTAAAGAAATGAAATATGGTGAATTTACTGAATCTATATTATATGATGAAGGTTCTATATTATCATTGAATGATGTTGAAATAAGGTTTTCGCTCAATGAACATCCGATTCTTTGCTATTCCATAGGAGTTCACCATGAAAATAAATATTTTGCTTATTCTGCTGATACACAAATAGGGCATAATTTAATTGAATTTGTAGAAAAAGCAGATTTATTTTTATGTGAATCTTCATTATATGAAAATATGGAAAAAGAAATAAAAGGACATTTAACTGCAAGACAGGCTGGAAATATAGCTCATTCGGCGAATGTAAAAAAAATGATATTAACACATCTACCTCATTTTGGAGATCATGAAGATCTTTTGAATCAAGCTAAAAAAGAGTTTATTGGTGATTTATATTTAGCAAATTGTGGAGATGTTTACTATATTTAAATCCTTCTAAAGGAGGAAAAATTATGAAAAAGGTTTATAAGACTATATTATTAGTTTTGATTTTATTGAGTTTGAGTTTTGTTTTGATTTCATGTGGTAGCGATGAAACAGAAAAAGAAAATGATAAAGTGAGAATTGTAGTGAGAGTAGCACAGGATCCAGATTTTTTAGATCCACATAGAGCTGCAGCATCAGGCACTTATGAAATAATGTTTAATGTTTTTGAAGGTTTATTAGATCCAAATACAGATGGAGGAGTAAAACCAGCAGTTGCAAGTTCTTATAGTGTTTCTGATGATGGTAAGGTTTATACTTTTAAATTGAGAAAAGGGATAAAGTTTCATAATAATAATCTTGTGACTGTTGAAGACATAAAATATTCTTTGGATAGGTTGATAGGAACCGAAAATTCAAATGGTTTATCTACAGAATTTAGTAATAAAGTTGAAAAAGTTTCTATTGTAGATGATGATACTGTTAAGGTGTTTTTAAAAGAATTGGATACAAATTTTTTGAGTAATTTTATACAACCTATAATACCTAAAGATAATGATGAGTTTCAAAATACTAAACCTATAGGAACAGGGCCTTTTAAATTTGTTGAATATATTCCAGGCCAAAAAATAATAATGGAAAAAAATGAAAATTATTGGAATAAAGATGTTCCAAAAATAGATGAAATAGAATTTAGAATAATACCAGATGAACAAGCATCGCTTTTAAGTTTCAAAGCTGGAGAAATAGACATGTATCCAAGAATATCAGCAGAGTATATAGAATCTTTAGGAGAAAATTCTTATGTAGTAGATGGAGCTCAAAATCTTGTCCAGCTATTTGCATTTAATATGAATAGAAAGCCTTTTAATGACAAGAGAGTTAGAGAAGCTATAAATCATGTTGTAGATAAAGATCAAATAATAAAAGCTCTTGCTAATGATTATGGAAGTAAAATAGGAACAAATATGAGTCCTGCAATGAAAAAATACTATAATGAAGATCTTGAGAATTATTATGATGTGAATATAGATAAAGCAAAAGAATTGTTAAATGATGCTGGATATAAAGATGGATTTGATATGATAATAACAGTTCCATCAAATTATAAATTTCATGTAGATACAGCTCAAATAATAGTTGAACAATTAAAACAGGTTGGAATAAATGCAAGCATTGAGCAAGTTGAATGGGGAGTATGGCTTGACAGAGTTTATACATCTAGAGATTATCAATCTACAGTTATAGCGTTTACTGGAAAACTTAATGCTTATGATGTTTTAAAAAAATATATGAGTGATTATCCAAGAAATTTTATAAATTATAATAATGAAGAATTTGATAAAACTATGAATGATATTGGAAAAGAGATAAATGAAGATAAAAGAGTTGAACTTTATAAAAAAGCTGAAGCTATATTGACTTCAGATGCACCAGCAGTTTTTATAATGGATCCTAATTTAATAGTAGCTATAAAAGACCATTTTCAAGGATATCAACTTTATCCTTTATACATACAAGATATTTCAACCATGTATAAAGTAGAATAGGTGATTTTTAATGTATTTTATGAGAAAAACATTTGCTATGATAATAACAGTTTTTTTGGTTAGCATTATAACTTTTTTTGCTTTTGAACTTATACCGGGTGATCCTGTATTGGCAAAATTAGGAATAAATGCAGATCAAGCACAAATAGAAGCCTTAAGAGAAGAATTAAATATAAATAAACCGCTAGCCGGGAGATATATTTCCTGGGTTAGCGGTATTTTTACTGGAGATATGGGAAAATCAATAAGATATGATATGGATGTAAATGATATAATAGGTCAAAGATTTTCTGTTACCTTTCAATTGTCCATAATGAGTATTATAATAATTATTATATTTGGAATTCCACTTGGGATTTTAGCAGCTAAGTATGATGATAATATTTTTGGATTTTTAATCTCATTTATAACTCAAATAGGTTTAGCTATACCATCTTTTTGGGCTGGTATATTGCTTATATATTTATTTGGATTAATACTAAATCTTTTTACAGCAGGAGGTTATGTATCTTGGTCCCAAAATCCTTTAGAATCAATAAAATCTTTATTTTTACCTGCCCTTGCTATAGCTATACCTAATATAGCTGTTGTAATAAGATATTTAAAAAGTTCTATTTTAGAAGAAAAAGATAAAGACTATACAAAAACAGCTTTAGCAAAAGGATTAAGTTCCAATCAAGTTTTAATATTTCATATATTGAGAAATGCAATTATACCAGTTATAACTATTTTGGCAATGATAATAGCTAAAGTACTTGCTGGAAGTATTGTTATAGAACAAGTATTTACTATACCTGGAATGGGAAGACTTTTAATAAATGCGATTTCTACGAGAGATCTTCCTTTGGTACAAGGGCTCGTTTTTTATATTTCTATAATAGTTGTAATGATAAATTTTTTAGTTGATATTGTCTATAAATTTATAGACCCAAGAATAAAATTAGATTAGGTGTTGATTCAATTGAAAAAAAATATATATTTAAAAATAGGAATATTTATAGTTTCATCTCTTTTCATATTAATGATAATAAGTATTTTTTATACTCCATATGATATAACTAAAATGAATCTCGACAAAAAATTAAATTCTCCAAGTAAAGAATTTATACTTGGAACTGATAATTTTGGTAGAGATATATTGAGTAGAGCTATGAAAAGTTCACAAACGGCTTTTATTGTTGGAGGAATTTCTGTTGGTAT carries:
- a CDS encoding ABC transporter permease, which encodes MYFMRKTFAMIITVFLVSIITFFAFELIPGDPVLAKLGINADQAQIEALREELNINKPLAGRYISWVSGIFTGDMGKSIRYDMDVNDIIGQRFSVTFQLSIMSIIIIIIFGIPLGILAAKYDDNIFGFLISFITQIGLAIPSFWAGILLIYLFGLILNLFTAGGYVSWSQNPLESIKSLFLPALAIAIPNIAVVIRYLKSSILEEKDKDYTKTALAKGLSSNQVLIFHILRNAIIPVITILAMIIAKVLAGSIVIEQVFTIPGMGRLLINAISTRDLPLVQGLVFYISIIVVMINFLVDIVYKFIDPRIKLD
- a CDS encoding ABC transporter substrate-binding protein, giving the protein MKKVYKTILLVLILLSLSFVLISCGSDETEKENDKVRIVVRVAQDPDFLDPHRAAASGTYEIMFNVFEGLLDPNTDGGVKPAVASSYSVSDDGKVYTFKLRKGIKFHNNNLVTVEDIKYSLDRLIGTENSNGLSTEFSNKVEKVSIVDDDTVKVFLKELDTNFLSNFIQPIIPKDNDEFQNTKPIGTGPFKFVEYIPGQKIIMEKNENYWNKDVPKIDEIEFRIIPDEQASLLSFKAGEIDMYPRISAEYIESLGENSYVVDGAQNLVQLFAFNMNRKPFNDKRVREAINHVVDKDQIIKALANDYGSKIGTNMSPAMKKYYNEDLENYYDVNIDKAKELLNDAGYKDGFDMIITVPSNYKFHVDTAQIIVEQLKQVGINASIEQVEWGVWLDRVYTSRDYQSTVIAFTGKLNAYDVLKKYMSDYPRNFINYNNEEFDKTMNDIGKEINEDKRVELYKKAEAILTSDAPAVFIMDPNLIVAIKDHFQGYQLYPLYIQDISTMYKVE